The proteins below come from a single Rosa rugosa chromosome 2, drRosRugo1.1, whole genome shotgun sequence genomic window:
- the LOC133732087 gene encoding BEL1-like homeodomain protein 8 — protein sequence MEMSGFRPSESTHVAQQSRRDKLRVQQTSNLSHHHLDHNVPNNSPTHQNPDIVQVRNVRNANNLLFDPTLFSPELLNFSINANHAFASSAQDLGDESPQNYGHWRNLNPPQSLDNWVTNYTSGTTSNHHMFVREVSNISPSTPSNLKPGTYHGYQQFSSPPPIYHNTLQDVVTTASTGGSQQDQLEMASWTQGYVNQSTTLGFDNSSSWMDRPIGSNRHNWSGGEELRCAMSDYSNQQGLSLSLSSNPPPSQQLQASASGKSGGYLCSMMKPSIISKAYGTTKSLQDIVGTSATSTSNAAYHRSTGPLGPFTGYATILKSSKFLKPAQQLLEEFCRVSNSKAFKTCEASERISGDQASASASVSITVSNDQAANTTQNSVVANMGRNNSGASSSAFYGSNEISSDGGAAASTSSESFRPEYQQKKAKLLNMQEEVCRKYKQYHQQMEMVVSSFESVAGLSSATPYMSLALNTVSRHFKCLTGSIKDQLKHIRKALGEDFSSVKIASNTGGNSKSDKTMGKLKYMGLGLQKHKAAAGVDAGFSEPQQHVWRPQRGLPDRSVAILRAWLFDHFLHPYPTDTDKHMLATQTGLSRNQVSNWFINARVRVWKPMVEEIHMLETRGSMEACQDPGKDGNSPTEGTSRPNNEQLGMHHVITDRQLESSGIGSLRDAPNVEEVDQSQEIKRSRIECQVPSSMDSALMGFVPYNRSGLEVGGLGAVSLTLGLRHGVENVQQQQQQQQQQFHQQEEYQLRRQLGGHMIHDFVG from the exons ATGGAGATGAGTGGCTTTAGGCCTAGTGAATCCACCCATGTAGCTCAGCAAAGCCGCCGTGATAAGTTGCGAGTTCAACAAACATCAAACCTATCCCATCATCATTTAGATCATAATGTACCGAACAATTCACCAACCCACCAAAACCCAGATATTGTTCAAGTTCGAAATGTCAGAAATGCCAATAATCTACTTTTTGATCCGACCCTCTTCTCCCCAGAACTTCTCAATTTTTCGATAAATGCAAATCATGCATTTGCATCATCAGCTCAAGATTTAGGTGACGAGAGTCCTCAGAATTATGGTCATTGGAGAAATCTAAACCCACCCCAAAGCTTAGATAATTGGGTTACCAATTACACGAGTGGTACTACTTCAAACCACCATATGTTTGTTAGGGAAGTAAGTAACATTTCTCCATCCACACCATCAAATTTAAAGCCTGGTACTTACCATGGCTACCAGCAATTTTCTTCTCCACCTCCAATTTACCATAATACCCTCCAAGATGTTGTCACTACAGCTTCCACCGGAGGAAGCCAGCAGGATCAGCTAGAAATGGCTTCATGGACTCAAGGGTATGTAAATCAATCCACTACATTGGGATTCGATAACTCGAGTTCTTGGATGGATCGTCCAATTGGGAGTAATCGCCATAACTGGAGCGGGGGCGAAGAATTGAGATGTGCTATGAGTGATTATTCCAATCAACAAGGCCTGTCTCTATCACTTTCTTCAAATCCTCCACCTTCACAGCAATTGCAAGCAAGTGCTAGTGGGAAATCTGGCGGTTACTTATGTTCGATGATGAAGCCATCAATTATAAGCAAAGCGTATGGAACTACCAAATCACTTCAAGACATAGTTGGGACTAGTGCTACTTCTACTAGTAATGCTGCATATCATAGAAGCACGGGTCCTCTTGGTCCTTTCACTGGATATGCAACGATTTTGAAGAGTTCCAAGTTCTTGAAACCGGCACAACAGCTGTTGGAAGAATTCTGTAGAGTTAGTAATTCGAAGGCATTCAAAACGTGCGAGGCGTCTGAGAGGATATCTGGGGATCAAGCCAGTGCTTCTGCTTCTGTTTCCATTACAGTCTCGAATGATCAAGCTGCTAATACAACTCAAAATTCCGTAGTTGCTAATATGGGGAGAAATAATTCTGGTGCATCATCCTCTGCATTTTACGGTTCGAATGAAATTAGCAGTGATGGTGGAGCTGCTGCAAGCACGTCTTCTGAGTCGTTTAGGCCGGAGTACCAACAGAAGAAGGCAAAGCTCCTAAACATGCAGGAGGAG GTATGCAGAAAGTACAAGCAGTATCATCAACAAATGGAAATGGTAGTCTCTTCCTTTGAGTCAGTTGCAGGTCTCAGTTCTGCGACTCCCTACATGTCATTGGCTCTCAACACGGTCTCAAGACACTTCAAATGTCTTACTGGTTCCATCAAAGATCAGCTCAAGCACATAAGAAAAGCTTTGGGGGAGGATTTCTCATCAGTCAAGATTGCCAGTAATACTGGCGGTAATAGTAAAAGTGATAAAACCATGGGCAAGCTAAAGTATATGGGCCTCGGCTTGCAAAAGCATAAAGCCGCGGCTGGGGTCGATGCCGGCTTCTCTGAACCCCAACAACACGTCTGGAGGCCCCAGAGAGGCCTACCGGATCGTTCAGTGGCCATCCTTAGAGCATGGCTCTTTGATCATTTTCTTCACCC GTATCCAACGGACACAGATAAGCACATGTTAGCCACTCAAACCGGTTTGTCTAGAAACCAG GTGTCAAACTGGTTTATAAATGCCCGAGTGCGTGTGTGGAAGCCAATGGTTGAAGAAATACACATGCTTGAGACTCGAGGATCCATGGAAGCTTGCCAAGATCCTGGGAAAGATGGAAATTCTCCAACCGAAGGCACCAGCAGGCCAAACAATGAGCAACTTGGCATGCATCATGTTATAACTGATAGGCAATTGGAATCCTCTGGTATAGGTTCCTTGAGAGATGCACCGAATGTAGAAGAAGTAGACCAAAGTCAGGAGATCAAGAGGTCCAGAATAGAATGTCAAGTTCCATCAAGCATGGATAGTGCATTGATGGGTTTTGTGCCATACAATCGAAGCGGGCTTGAGGTTGGGGGACTTGGAGCGGTGTCATTGACATTGGGGCTCAGGCATGGGGTGGAAAACGtccaacagcagcagcagcaacaacaacaacaatttcaTCAACAGGAGGAATATCAGCTTAGGCGGCAACTTGGAGGTCACATGATTCATGATTTTGTGGGTTAA